The Canis lupus familiaris isolate Mischka breed German Shepherd chromosome 5, alternate assembly UU_Cfam_GSD_1.0, whole genome shotgun sequence region aaaggaaatctgaAGAGAAGAAATTCCTGTGAAGACTATCCAGGCTGCTAATGCAAAACTTAACCCTGTTTATGTTCATGACACAAATGCCAATAAAGGTCATTTTGACTTACTGGGCCTTTTGAAGTGGATGCTGAGtctcttcatcaagataagcatTTGGCATCTAATTCAGAAACAGTTTTGCCTATGGATAAACGTTTAGACACTGAAACTCCTAAAGTGATCCATTCAAAAATATGTGGACAAAGCATCTTTGAAGCCTGTTGGTGGCAATGGAATTAATTCCTCTGATAGTCTTTGGTCACCAActattaaaaggcaaaaacataTGAATGTTACAAGTCCACTGATAAAAGTGAAGAACGTaagtaggtttttttaaaaaaataaaagtaagaaaatgtataaaatgtgtatacattttggatagaatatattttcaagtgGAACATGCCTAATCTTTTGTATTAAAACAGTAAATGTTTTATGGATTAGAAATTGTATCTTTATTCACAGATCTAGTGGAAATGTACTACTCtaaatcttagttttcttttccatttttccctggTTCTCTATAATGGATTTTTTACTGGGTTATGGCTGGCTTCCCCACCATGAGGGAACTTTTCTTTTGTGggaatggattttcttttttctaattagtTTTGGGCAGATTTTAGTTCTGCTGATATCTAAGATAAGTCAactaagtaaaattatttaagactattatataattttgtttcatgtGTCATTggatatttttggaattttttagaAATGGCTCCATCACCGAGTGTGGTCTATCAAAATGAAGAGGACAGATGGGTCACTGACTTGGcatattacacattttttaatacaGAGCAAGTTTTAAATATGTCTGTAGCTAACAAGATGAATGAAGAATTCATATCTGTTTATAAGTGTATTGATAACCACACTGTTGTGCCATTTTTCGTTGCTTTTGATGGTATTATGAGATGACTCTGTATATATTGGCTAGCCACACCAAATCACTTTTGGAGTATACATTTGAACCTTGAACAGTGTGGGGGGTTAAGGGATACTCCCtgtgtatttcaaaatatgttgtaacttttgactccccaaaatgTTAACTGACAGTTTATTGTTTATGTTATTGCTTAAGGCTTCTggtaaacagtcaattaacactgATTTTGTATgctacatgtattatatattatattcttacagTAGGGTAAGCTAGAGAGAAGAAGTTAAAATcatgagggagagaaaataatactatatgaaaaagaaaaatctgtgtgTAAGTAGACCTTTGCAGTTCAGATTCATGTAGTTCAAGGGTCAGCTCTAATACTGAGCTTATCAgcagtctttattattatttattattttgattacatttctttttttaaattcagtttgccaacatatagtataacacccagtgctcatccatcccatcaagtgccctcctcaatgaacatcacccagttaccccatccccctactcacCTTTCTTTCCTcagccctttgtttgtttcccagagttaggagtctctcatggtttgtcttcctctctaatttttcccactcagttatGCTCCTTTCCCTTTTGGTCCCTTTCTCTATATCTTATATTACACGTATGAGTGAACTTATATGATTattatccttctccaattgacttatttcactcagcataataatcCCAGTTCCATcaacattgaagcaaatggtgggtattcttttctgatggttgagtaatattccattttatatgtagaccacatctttatccattcctggtgaaggacatcgtggctccttccacaatttggctattgtggacattgctgctatgaacactggggtgcaggtgtcccagcatttcactacatcagtgtCTAtgtggtaaatacccagtaatgcaattgctgggttgtagggtagctctatttttaacttcttgaagaacctccacactatattccagagtggctgtaccagttcacattcccaccaacagtgcaaaagggttcccctttctccacatcctctccaacatttcatatttcccgtcttgttaattttcaccactCTCACTGGTGAgagatggtatctcactgtggttttgatttgtatttccctgatggcaagtgatgcagagcattttctcaagtgtttcttggccatgtctatgtcttcctctgtgaaatttctgttcatgtcttttgcccatttcatgattggattgtttgtttcttgtgtgttgagtttgataagttctttatacatcttggatactagccctttatctgatatgtcatttgcaaatatcttatcccattctgtaggttgtcttttagttttgttggctgtttctttagctgtgcagaagctttttatttcgatgaagtcccaatagttcagttttgcttttgtttcccttgccttcatagatgtatcttacaagaagttgctatggccaagttcataaaggttgttgcctgtgttctcctctaggattttgatgcattcttgtctcacatttaaatctttcatccatctttaaaataaatttaatttttattggtgttcaatttgtcaacatatagaatagaataacacccagtgctcatcctgtcaagtgcccacctcagtgcccatcacctactcacccccacccctcgcccacctccccttccaccacccctagttcgtttcccagagttaggagtctttcatgttctgtctccttttctgatatttcccacttatttttttctcctttcccctttattccctttcactattttttatattccccaaatgaatgagaccatataatgtttgttcttaagtctttcatccattttgagtttatctttgtgtctggtgtaagagagtggtctagtttcattcttctgcatgtggctgtccaattttctcagcaacatttattgaagagactgtcctttttccagtggatagtctttcctgctttgttgaatattagttgatcatagagttgagggcccatttctgggttctctattctgtcccattgatctgttttggggcagtaccatactgtcttgatgatcacagctttgtaatacagcttgtaATCCAGCATTATGTTGaccccagcattggttttcttttccaatgttcctctggctattcagggtcttttatgataccatacaaatcttaaaatgatttgttccaattctgtgaagaaagtccaaggtcttttgatacagattgcattgaatgtgtaaattgccctgggaagcatagacattttcacaggtttattcttccaatctatgagcatggaatgtttttccatcttgttaCATCTccctcagtcagttaaatgtcgaactcttgattttggctcaggtcatgatcttggggttgtgagattgagcctcagcTGGGGCGCTCAGctacccagtgtggagtctgcttgagattctctgtctccctctgcctctgctactccccctgctcatttgcactaactctttctctctcaaataaataagatctataaaagaattattattgCTTAGGAAGGAACAAGCCTGAAGCATAAACACATCAAAGATTCTGCAGCTGTGCTCCCTGCTAACAGTGCATTCACCCTGAGCTATTCACTCTTGGCAACTATTTAAAACAGTGAAAGGACATGAACCACCTCCTTCAACCGTAGGTGTTATTTTCAGAGAACAAGAAAATGACTGCTTTGCTCACACTCTGTCTTGAATCAGGTAGTGCTAAGCCTTCAGATTTGGCCATTGCATAtccttatgcatttttaaattattttgttaattttaagaCAATATTGCTTGGACTTTGTAAGggcattgaatatatagatcaatttggggaaaattggtGAGATGTTGACTCATGACCTCTAGCCAGGCATAGTTCCTCCTTTATGCAGGTCTTTTTCTCTTGACaatgttttgtacttttcagtGTCACACATCTCTTGCCTGATTTAgtgctaaatatttcatattttttatcttattccaaatagtattttaaaaccctaaaatattctttgttattattacaaaatgcaattcattttttgtcatgaatatatatttctaagtagattttattttttagaacagctttAGATTTACAAGAAAGTTGAGAAGAGAGCACAGAGAATTCACATATATCTGCACCCAATTTCCATCACTGCAAATAACTTGtgttagtatggtacatttgtcacaattaatggaTCTATACTGAGGCATTATTATATACTGTAGTCCATAGTTTATTCAAATTtccttagttttgtttgtttttccccaatGTCCTTTTCCTGTTCAAGGGTTCCATCCAGAAAACCACATCGCATTTTGTCatgtcttttttatcttttcctggtTCTAACAGTTTCCCAGACTTTCCTTGTTTCAGATGAATTCAACAGTTTTGAAGAATATTGGTCAAATATTTCGTAGAATGTTCTTGGAATTCAGTTGGATTTTccctgatgtttttctcatgatgagaCTGAGTTTACTGAGTTTTTGGAAGATAGACAATCACAGAgtaaagtgccattctcatcacGTCATACCAAGGGTTGAGCCTATCAACATgagctatcattattattgttccCTTCATCACCTGGCTAGGGCAAACTTTATCAAGTTTCTCCACTGCAAAGTtactcttcccccacccccttccccataTTGGACTTTTTAGAAGGAAATCACAGTGTGCAGCCCACCCTTAAGGACTAGAGAGTTATGCTATCCCTACTTGAAGGAAGAGTATCTACATAAGTTTTTGGATTCTTTTGCATGACGAGTTGTCTCATCTTCCcagtgtatttgtttattcaatcatttatttatatcaatgtacactcatgaatatttattttatgcttaacTGGGTTATAAtccatactattttatttattttattgctcaacTTTTAGTTTTAGCCATTGGGTACACACATCTCTTTGACATGCCTTCATCAATGTGGATTTGTTGCTCTTGTtagcactttcttactttctggtatTTATAAGGTGCTCCAGGAATCTCTGGTCTATTTCTTGTCCAGTCTTAGAATTAACCATTTCTCCAGGGAGTCCTGGTTCCTTTTACTGGAGAATGATATTAGAAGCCAAAATATGAACAATAGGtataattgattttcttttgaaatcaaacatttaatattttaatcaagTTGTATCAATACAATTTTTCAAGCAAGTGCCAACTGGAAGACCAGGCCTAGGGATTCGTAAAGGAAACAAATCTTCCAAAGAGCAAGAACACCAAGGTGATCTTCTACTCCAGACTCATTGTTAGTGGCCACAGCAGCACCAGTTGACCAGTGTTAATCCGATTACTGAGTGTTTACCACATCATCAATTTTCAGAATGCTCCAGACGGTTTCAGTTGCTAGAGTCAGTGCACTGACTGAAACCAACAAAAGCTGGACAACCAGTTCCTCCAAAATGTTGGAAATACCACCCTTTCGGACATTAATGCCGGGCATTTTTTCTCCTTGGGCATGTCAGTTTCTTAGTTCTGTTACTGTAGAAATGGGATTCAGACCAGCATTTTCAGCTAGTGTAGATGGAATGACTTCCATAGAATCTCCAAAAGCACGAACGCAGTAGGATTCCATCCTACTCAATGTTCGTGAATATTCAGTTAACCGCAGGGCCAATTCTATCCCTGGAGTACCACCTCCTGCAATAAGAGCTCTCTTCTTCACTAAACAGCGAATAACACATAGGGCATCATGAATAGAGTGCTCAGCTTCTTTAATCACCAATTTGTTAGATCCACCAACAACAATTCTGTTTTTCCCTGGGCTTGTACAGCCTGTAATCTTAAGCAGTTTGCCAGAATCATTTAAATTGACCTCCTCAGCTAACTCAGCTGATCCCAGCATGTCAGCAGTGAATTGGTCAATATGAGAGCAACTGGCTTGGTTCCAATtgtcataaaaatgaattcagtgtCTTATCTTTCAATATCCTTAACCACCATAATCTTCATCTTGTTCAGGAAATGTAATGCAAGATCACTAAGAGCATCTCTCAGGATAGATTTCTGTATGAGGAGGACATTACAAcctgttttttaatttgcttcaCTAAATTGAGAATATAAGCTCTCTCCTCCCGAAGCACTTGATCCATCTGGACGTAGTCAGAAACTACAATTTGATTATCCATATCCGTTTTGGGAGCAGATAAGCAAAACTGAATAAGCCCAATCTTAGCCTTTTCAACTCTGGTTATGCCAGAATTTGCCACCTTCTGAGTAAGTACCAGCCCTTCCACCAGCTCACAGTCATCAATTGTCCCACCAAGTTTCTTAACTATTTTAATGTCTCTAAGATCTACACTAGTGGCGGTGGCTGGGTCAATCACTTTCATCACTGCATTTACACTCATTGGAGAAAGCAGACTGAATACTGAGACACAACCTTTGAGTTCAAGGAAGTGGTAGCACTATTTAATAAAGTTTCTCTGTCACTCAGTTCCACAGGTCGAGACATGTCAGTCAAGATTTCTATACCCTGGTCGGCATCCGGGAAGCCAGCGGCCCCGCCTCTCCGCAGCTGCAGGCGCTGGTTTAAAGGCGGTGGCAGGAAGCCCGTGCGCGGTTGGTGTCGTCGCCCTCGCGCCCGCTCGGATTTTTCATAGTCAGAATTAACCAAACAAAATAAGCCAAGATGTCCGTGGACCTGATGACCTATGAGGCCCAGTTCTTCCGCTTCACAGTGCAAACTTGCATGCTGAGAATCTACATTGCATTTCAAGACTACCTATTTGAAGTGATGCAGGCCGTCGAACAGGTCATTCTGAAAAAGCTAGGTGACCTCCCAGGCTGTGAGATCAACCCTGTCCAGGTTCGTAAATGCACAGAGAAGTTCCTCGGCTTCATGAAGGGACGTTTTGATAACCTTTTTGGCAAAATGGAGCAGCTGTTTTTACAGTTGATTCTGTGCATTCCCCCAAACATTTTGCTTCCAGAAGACAAACCCCAGGAGCTGCATCCTTGTAGTGAGGAAGAGTTCCGGCTCCTCCAGGAGGAAATTGAACAGTTACAGGAGAAGTATAAGACCGAATTAGGCGCTAAGCAGGCCCTTCTCGCAGAATTAGAGGAACAAAAAATTATGCAGGCccaacttaagcagactctggtTTTGTTTGATGAACTCGAAAATGCTGGCCAAGATCACGGGACTAGTGATTTCAGGGAAAGCCTGGTGTTCCTGGTCCAGAACTCCAGAAAACTACAGACTATTAGGGACACTATGGAACGGGAAggcaagagaatgaaaatactGTAATTTCTAAGTAGTGACAGGAACCCGTCAGAAAGTAGAATAGGAAGGGATTGATGTGAATGATATTCTGGTGAACTGAATTTTCTTACGGGATTTCATTTATTGGCTCTTTCTTGTACTCCGCACTTCCCTCTGTCTGGCCACACTCTGCTAGGGCATCTACACTACCCTGAACTAATCCTTTGAGCCCATGTTCCCTAGAGACCTCTCACAGGTGGGAAAGGGTTCCTGGTCCAGCAGCATGTCACCGGGCACCAGGACTGCAGCAGCAGAGCCCTCCTGGGCTGGTCAGAGAGATCTGTAAAAGCAGTCCCTTGATCAGGGGCTCCTTGTAACCTTGATCCTTCTAACTTATTCTTTGGATGCGATCAAATGAGAAAAAGGTTAAGTGGGCGGCTTCGTTAGGAACCAGCGACTGCATGGCCGGATGGGTGCTGGCACCACCCGTGGCCTGCTCTCGTCCACGAATTGCCTTACACAACAAGTTAACCGATAGGAAGAAGCAAATAGAGAAACACCACCCGTGTGATCCTTAGTAAAGAGGAGAGAAGTTGTTTTCGTTcctaaaataaatgctttctgtGATCATGGTGTTGGAGATGTGGAGCTGTTTGCTCTGTGGGAGCCTGGTTGGGAAGACCATGGACACAGAAGAGGCAAGTGTGACTGGAGTGGAGGGGCAAGCCTAGAACAGCCGGGAGCAAAGTATCTGAACTGACCACTAGGTATTTATGTCATTTTCCTCCCATACTTTAGTTTTGCCTTGTCCCtaatatttttaacttacttATTCATACTCCTACGCATCAAATATTTAGTACCCACAGTGCGAAATTTTAGCTGCCTCATACTTGGATTTAGTGgaatctaatattttcttctgaaattaatCCATGGAAGTGTTATATCACCCAGAAAAAGAGCAGAATATCAGTAGCTGCTCCTACGGTGTTGCTTACTTTCCATGTCTTCCAAAAGAACGGGATTTCGAGTTTCTCCTTTATGTAGAAGAGTAGCTCAGGGCGTTAATACTTGGAATTAAATATTCATAGATTTAAGATGCCTGTATTCACCTGGAATCTGTTTATTATCAGAGTCTTTTTTTCCAATCCTATacttgaaatatgtatatatattgtaaaggcttttgttttcaatctgctgttattattttaagtaatctctacgcccaaggtggggcttgaactcatgaccctgagatcaagagttgtatattccaggatgcctgggtggctcagtggttgagcatctgccttcggctcagggcatgatcttggggtcctgggatctagtcccgcatcgggctccctgcaaggatcctgcttctccctctgcctgtgtctctgcctttctctgtgtctctcatgaataaataattaaaataaagaaaatcttaaaaatattgtatactccaccaactgagccagccaggcgccatGTTCGTAgcttatttaaaatttcctagtatagaggggcctctgggtggctcagtcggttgagtgttgagctcttggtttgagctcagatcatgatctcagggttgtgggatcgagccctgagtcaggatcCGCACCCGATggagagtctacttgaagattctctctccctctgccccctccctgctcacatgtgtgtgcatgcacactctccctaaaataaataaatcttaaaaaataaaaaaattaaaaaaaagatttctatacCCTTTTCTAAAGCCTTCTGGAATGACTCAGAAATGATGGTTGGATGAATCCCTTTCTGAAGAAGCTTGGTACAGGAATCTAAGAGCCAGCAATGATGACCACTGATGTGGTGTCATCTCCTGCTTCTATATCTTGTGCCTTAGACAGCTCCACCAGCATTCTGGCTGCTGGATGTGACACTTGCATTTGTTTAAGAATGGTGGCACCATCATTTGTAATGAATGGTCACATCGCCTTTTCCATCTTGAATCATTTTATCCATTCCTTTTGGTCCAAGGCTTGTTCTAATAGCAACAGCTTTGGCTGCGGAATGTTGCTGAAGCGGATCTGGGCCGGCTTGTCATGGTCCTGGTAGGTGGTTTTGCTGTGGCCGCCAGTGGCTGCAGTGGGGCTCCCCTCCAGTGGAGCCACGTTCTCGGGCATGGCCAACTCAGCTGGGTCTCggtataattgatttttattcttatttttttaaaaaagattttatttatttattcgtgacagacacacacacacacagagagagagagagagagagagacaggcagcgagagaagcaggctccatgcagggagccccacgtgggactcgatcctgggtctccaggatcaggccgtgggctgaaggcagccctaaaccgctgagccacctgggctgcctatactttcttttttaacctaAGTGTATTATCTGTGAAGAAAGatagttttacttatttctcttcaatctggatgtcttttatttaattttctttcttctttaagtcTTAGAGGTTCTAAAATATGTTGTAAATAAGGAtatgtctttttattactgaggaaAGTTTTAGGAAAGTATTTAATCTTCACTTTTAAGTATGATGTTTAACTAGAGGTTTTCCATTGATTCCTTTTACCAGGGTGATAGCTTAAGAGTTGTCATTATGAATGGATGTTAGAtttttgtcaacttttttttatCAGCTGAGATGATCACATGGTTTCTCTATTTTAGATTGTTAATATGATGagttacattgattgattttctaatgTAATCTTACACTAATCACTACTAAGTTAATGGCTATGTCCTCCACAAGGCTGCCCTCACTTAAGATGCCAGCCAAACTTTGGGGTCTTTAGGCCACCTGCACTTAGACCAACTGGCTACAAATCCAGAAGGTCCCCACAACCTTCCTCAAGTTCAGTAATTCATGAGAATGACACATACAATTCAGGAAAACTGCTATTATGAGTACTGCTTTACTATAAAGCATGTAGATTAGGACTAGtcaaataaaaagatacagagTAAGAAGGTCTTGAATACAGAGCTTCCGTGTTCTCTCCCTCTGAAATCAGAGCATCAAGTTCTGTTTTCAACTTATTTTGAGTTTGAGTTTAATGTTGTCTTTCATTTCTGCTAGCCCaaactatattttctaattttcactattttttatattttttatattccccatatgaatgaaaccatataatgattttccttctcctattgactcatttcactcagcatataccctccagttccatccacgtatACCCgacatttttaaattcacttatagTAAGCATGAACACAGGTGATGATTAGGATGTTTCCACATCTCTGTCAGTTCTGTTGGAACAAGTTGGCAGCCAGCTGCTCAGGGAGTCAGCACCAGAGACTCCATAGCCAGAGCTTCTGAATGTGACTCTGGGGCACAAGTCATTTGTTTGGTAGAACATGGACAAGACTGGATTCTCAAATACAGATTCCATCAAGAAGTGGGTCAGAAGCAAGAAGATAAGTTCTAGGACTATTTCCAGTTGTATTTGGTCCAAAGGAAGCTTTAGCCAAGAGGTCTCATAGactggtttaaaaatattcatatgatATTGGTCATCAGTCAAGTATCCATGTTCAAACTGGGTAAATTCTAAGAATCAGAGGGGGACCTATGAAATTTTTGCCTGAGATAATAGTTCCAGGCAAATCTGTGTATGTTGTGCTGGTCAGGACACCAGCATGCTAGAAGAAGACCATCTAGCACCTCAAACagtattctctcctttcccagaaGAGGGCAATATCCAGTGCCCACTTCAGGCTTCTGCAAATTGTGTGTGTGGGAATCACCTCCATTTCTTTTGCAAGTTCAGGAAGCCTAAAAGACATCTCAGACTTTTGAGTGTTAAGATCCAgaatgatattatttatattttaagttagaAGAAAGACCTAGtgtcttggtttcagttcaatAGTCTAATAGCCTGAAGCCATTCACATTAACTTTCCTAAGTATCACTTtgctcatctgttaaatgggggtAATCTTTCCTGTCTACCCACTCAGTGTTTTTCTGAGTCAAATAAAACAAAGCGGGTTAAAATTCCCCATGAAGTGCATACTGTTGTCAAAGATAAGAGCCCATTTGGGGACATCACTCATTCTTGGTATTAGAGCAAttgaaaggaggaagagggtgtgtgtgtgtgtgtgtgtgtgtgtgtgtgtgtacatgcgcatgtgtgtaggtgtgtgtggtTGTGAGCTCTGTGGACATCACAGAAAAGACTCAAGCTCTTCAGGTTGAAAGCCTTGGTAGGGGAGgtactgaggaaaagagaaagatagagatAACAAGGCAGTTCTTCTCCCTAGGACTCCTGGCTCCTGGAAGGACAGTGGAAAAGATGAAGCACTGCAGGAGCCACAGATGTGCAAACAGAT contains the following coding sequences:
- the LOC102154136 gene encoding protein MIS12 homolog, giving the protein MSVDLMTYEAQFFRFTVQTCMLRIYIAFQDYLFEVMQAVEQVILKKLGDLPGCEINPVQVRKCTEKFLGFMKGRFDNLFGKMEQLFLQLILCIPPNILLPEDKPQELHPCSEEEFRLLQEEIEQLQEKYKTELGAKQALLAELEEQKIMQAQLKQTLVLFDELENAGQDHGTSDFRESLVFLVQNSRKLQTIRDTMEREGKRMKIL